In the genome of Desulfofundulus luciae, one region contains:
- the acs gene encoding acetate--CoA ligase, with product MAEVKPEELKMIKESKLYYPDPEKVKKSVLGSVDAFNALLRRSWEDPEGFWADVASELYWIKPWEKVMEGKMPYFKFFVGGVTNPCYNLIDRHLEQGADNKLALIWEGENYQTKFYTYRMLYSEVCKFANVLKGFGLQKGDRVAIFLPNLAETVIAVLACYRLGVLFNTIFSGFSVRALRDRLINYEPQVIVTADGGYRRGREVPLKPKVDEAINGMESIKAVVVVKRTGSEIIMKKGRDYWWHELMAKARLECPPEPMEANEPGLVFYTSGTTGKPKGIVHSSVAFVVNNYIYAKFHMDHHPNDMFWCTADIGWLTMHIWGIVGALSNGVTTIFYEGALDYPRQDRFYQIIDKYRVNKLFTAPTAIRMLMRYGESWMEPYDISCLDVLSLVGEPFNPEAWHWAYEKLGQKRMYINNTWGQTETAGCPLAGAAWVTPMKPGSCGIQFLGARLDVLDEDGKPVPPETPGNLIITRPIPMMVRTIWREPERYIREYFSQVEGCYFTNDAAIKDSDGHFWVTGRIDDVFNVAGHRLSTMEMESAIIECEGVAEAAVIGAPDPIKGLIPVAFVTLRQGYEPGPEMEQAIKDKVVENIGKIATPGAIYFTPVMPKTPSGKIMRRLLKEIVVGGEIKGDITGLEDIGAVEQVKAIVAAKTAQG from the coding sequence ATGGCAGAAGTAAAACCTGAAGAGTTGAAAATGATTAAGGAAAGCAAACTTTACTATCCGGATCCCGAAAAAGTAAAAAAGTCAGTTCTGGGCAGTGTGGACGCCTTTAATGCCCTGCTCCGCAGATCATGGGAGGATCCCGAAGGTTTTTGGGCTGATGTGGCCAGCGAGCTCTACTGGATCAAGCCCTGGGAAAAGGTCATGGAAGGTAAAATGCCTTATTTTAAGTTTTTTGTGGGTGGTGTAACCAACCCCTGCTACAACCTCATCGACCGGCATTTGGAGCAGGGTGCCGACAACAAGCTGGCCCTGATCTGGGAAGGGGAAAACTACCAGACCAAATTCTATACCTACCGGATGCTCTATAGCGAAGTATGTAAATTTGCCAATGTTTTAAAGGGTTTTGGGTTGCAAAAAGGGGATCGGGTGGCTATTTTCCTGCCCAACCTGGCCGAAACGGTTATAGCCGTACTGGCCTGCTACCGCCTGGGGGTGCTGTTTAATACCATTTTCTCCGGTTTTTCCGTGCGTGCCCTGCGGGACCGGCTCATCAATTATGAACCCCAGGTAATTGTCACCGCCGACGGTGGTTACCGTCGCGGGCGGGAAGTTCCTTTAAAGCCCAAGGTGGACGAGGCAATCAATGGTATGGAAAGCATCAAGGCCGTGGTGGTGGTCAAGCGCACCGGTTCCGAGATTATCATGAAAAAAGGGCGGGACTACTGGTGGCATGAATTAATGGCCAAAGCCCGCCTGGAATGCCCGCCGGAACCCATGGAGGCCAATGAACCGGGACTGGTGTTTTACACCAGCGGCACCACCGGCAAACCTAAAGGTATTGTTCATTCCAGCGTGGCCTTCGTGGTAAACAATTATATTTACGCCAAGTTCCACATGGACCATCACCCCAACGATATGTTCTGGTGTACGGCCGACATCGGCTGGCTGACCATGCATATCTGGGGAATTGTGGGCGCCCTGTCCAACGGGGTGACTACCATATTTTACGAAGGGGCTCTGGATTACCCGCGACAAGACCGGTTCTACCAGATCATTGACAAGTACCGGGTGAATAAGCTTTTTACCGCACCTACCGCCATCCGGATGCTCATGCGGTACGGGGAAAGCTGGATGGAACCTTACGATATTTCGTGCCTGGATGTTCTCTCCCTGGTGGGAGAGCCGTTTAACCCGGAAGCCTGGCACTGGGCCTATGAAAAGCTGGGCCAAAAGCGCATGTACATCAATAATACCTGGGGCCAGACGGAAACCGCCGGTTGTCCTCTGGCCGGAGCAGCCTGGGTAACCCCCATGAAACCCGGTTCCTGTGGCATCCAGTTCCTGGGTGCCCGGCTGGATGTGTTGGATGAAGATGGTAAACCCGTGCCCCCTGAAACGCCCGGCAACCTCATCATCACCCGGCCCATTCCCATGATGGTTCGGACCATTTGGAGGGAGCCGGAAAGATACATCCGGGAGTACTTCAGCCAGGTAGAAGGCTGTTATTTTACCAATGATGCCGCTATCAAGGATAGTGACGGCCACTTCTGGGTTACCGGCCGGATTGACGACGTTTTTAACGTGGCCGGTCACCGCCTTTCCACCATGGAGATGGAGAGTGCCATTATTGAGTGCGAGGGGGTAGCCGAAGCGGCGGTGATTGGTGCTCCAGATCCCATTAAAGGATTAATCCCCGTGGCCTTTGTCACCCTCCGGCAGGGTTATGAACCCGGTCCCGAAATGGAACAGGCCATTAAAGATAAGGTGGTTGAAAACATTGGTAAAATTGCCACTCCCGGTGCCATTTACTTCACCCCGGTAATGCCCAAAACTCCCAGCGGCAAGATCATGCGCCGGCTGCTCAAGGAAATTGTCGTCGGTGGGGAAATAAAGGGGGATATCACGGGTCTTGAAGATATTGGCGCTGTGGAGCAGGTTAAGGCCATAGTGGCGGCCAAAACGGCACAGGGGTAA
- a CDS encoding sigma-54 interaction domain-containing protein, producing MRHHSPKLSHFAADHIVGLSPQMLDLKETLLKVAPRNSNVLITGESGTGKELFARALHAASLRRAGPFVKINCAAIPDTLMESELFGYEEGAFTGCRKGGQVGKLELAHRGTVFLDEVAELSCAMQAKLLRFLQEREIQKLGSRRTIFVDVRVVAATNVNLEQMVKCKKFREDLFYRLNVINLHIPPLRERKEDIPLLVDTFIQKFNRSFGAGVSGVAPEVMTAFLHYPWPGNVRELENCLERAFNLVDKDKVIQPHHLPAHLYALAGENRLPGEKGFPGQVTAAFRQGKTLAQIMEQVEKTVVLQALAESKGNKAKAAQLLGISRPGLYKKLVKYNLL from the coding sequence CTGCTCAAGGTAGCTCCCCGCAATTCCAACGTACTCATTACCGGTGAGAGTGGTACCGGGAAAGAGCTGTTTGCCCGGGCACTGCACGCGGCCAGTTTGCGGCGGGCAGGGCCCTTTGTGAAAATAAATTGTGCGGCTATTCCCGATACTCTTATGGAGTCGGAGCTCTTTGGTTATGAAGAAGGAGCGTTTACCGGCTGCCGTAAGGGGGGACAGGTTGGCAAACTGGAACTGGCTCACCGGGGTACGGTCTTTTTAGATGAAGTGGCTGAACTTTCCTGTGCCATGCAAGCCAAACTTTTGCGTTTCCTGCAGGAACGCGAGATCCAGAAACTGGGCAGCCGGCGAACTATTTTCGTTGATGTCCGGGTAGTGGCAGCCACTAATGTTAACCTGGAACAAATGGTTAAATGTAAAAAGTTCCGGGAAGACCTTTTTTATCGTTTAAACGTGATTAATTTACACATTCCCCCCTTAAGGGAACGCAAGGAAGATATCCCCTTGCTGGTGGATACATTTATCCAAAAGTTTAACCGCTCCTTTGGGGCCGGAGTAAGTGGAGTGGCCCCGGAAGTAATGACCGCCTTTCTGCATTATCCATGGCCGGGAAATGTGCGTGAACTGGAGAACTGTTTGGAGCGAGCTTTTAACCTGGTGGATAAAGATAAGGTTATTCAACCGCACCATTTGCCCGCCCACCTGTATGCTCTGGCAGGGGAAAACCGGTTGCCCGGTGAAAAAGGGTTTCCTGGCCAGGTGACGGCAGCATTTAGGCAGGGGAAAACCCTGGCCCAAATTATGGAACAGGTAGAAAAAACCGTTGTTCTGCAGGCCCTGGCCGAGAGTAAAGGAAACAAGGCCAAAGCTGCCCAGTTGCTGGGGATATCCCGCCCGGGCCTGTATAAAAAGTTAGTTAAATACAATTTATTGTAA
- a CDS encoding FeoC-like transcriptional regulator, whose amino-acid sequence MVRRIREKTVPPGGPLTRRQKKAAGEAVIRLLGRASGNISELAEHLGLDEELIDQLLQELVRVGRVRRNPDGGFSLHDPLSKWWESKGS is encoded by the coding sequence ATGGTTCGCAGGATTCGCGAAAAGACTGTACCGCCCGGCGGTCCTCTGACCCGCCGGCAGAAAAAAGCAGCCGGGGAAGCAGTTATCCGGTTGCTCGGCCGGGCTTCCGGGAACATTTCCGAACTGGCCGAACACCTGGGGCTTGATGAGGAATTAATTGATCAGCTGCTCCAGGAACTGGTCCGGGTCGGGCGGGTGCGGCGGAATCCCGATGGAGGGTTTAGCCTTCACGATCCTTTAAGCAAATGGTGGGAAAGCAAAGGGAGTTAA
- a CDS encoding acyl-CoA dehydrogenase, translating into MDFDLTRDQQLIREVVRDFAQKEILPRAKEIDRSGQFPLDIIKKLAQMDLMGLPFPEEYGGAGGDYVSYCLALEEITRACASTGLTYEAHISLGCMPIYLFGTPEQKEKYLAPLCRGECLGAFGLTEPNAGSDAGRTQTTAVLQGDEWVINGSKCFITNASYARFVTITAVTDRTKGKKGISAFIVPTDAPGLTIKAGYEKLGMSGSNTTELFFDNVRIPKENLLGQLNQGFKHFLQVLDGGRIAIGAMAVGIAQACLDAALIYAQQRIQFGQSISKFQAISFKLADMATNIEVARNMYLKAAWLRDQGRPCTKEAAMIKVFASEMATRAALDAIQIHGGYGYMKEFPVERHLRDAKLLEIGEGTSEIQRLVIARALGC; encoded by the coding sequence ATGGATTTCGACCTCACCAGGGATCAGCAGCTGATCCGGGAGGTGGTGCGGGATTTTGCGCAAAAAGAAATACTTCCCAGGGCAAAAGAGATTGACCGGAGTGGACAGTTCCCTCTGGATATAATAAAAAAGCTTGCCCAAATGGATCTCATGGGGCTGCCCTTTCCCGAGGAATACGGAGGTGCCGGGGGGGACTATGTTAGTTACTGCCTGGCCTTAGAAGAGATCACCCGGGCCTGCGCTTCCACCGGTCTTACCTATGAGGCGCACATTTCCCTTGGCTGCATGCCTATTTATCTCTTTGGTACCCCGGAACAGAAGGAGAAGTACCTGGCTCCTTTGTGCCGGGGAGAATGTCTAGGGGCTTTTGGGCTTACTGAGCCTAATGCGGGCTCGGATGCCGGCAGGACCCAGACCACGGCGGTACTCCAGGGAGATGAATGGGTGATCAACGGCTCCAAATGTTTTATAACCAACGCCAGTTATGCCCGCTTTGTTACCATTACGGCCGTTACCGACCGGACGAAGGGGAAAAAAGGCATCAGCGCCTTTATTGTACCCACCGATGCTCCCGGTTTAACTATTAAAGCCGGTTATGAAAAGTTGGGCATGTCCGGTTCTAACACCACGGAGTTGTTTTTTGACAATGTGAGGATACCCAAAGAAAATCTTTTGGGCCAGTTAAACCAGGGTTTCAAGCACTTTTTGCAGGTGCTTGACGGCGGGCGCATTGCCATTGGGGCCATGGCGGTAGGTATTGCCCAGGCCTGTTTGGATGCCGCCCTGATCTATGCCCAGCAAAGAATCCAATTTGGGCAAAGCATCTCCAAATTTCAGGCCATCTCCTTTAAACTGGCCGATATGGCCACCAACATTGAAGTGGCCCGAAATATGTACCTGAAGGCTGCCTGGTTAAGGGATCAGGGCCGGCCCTGCACCAAGGAAGCGGCCATGATCAAGGTTTTTGCTTCTGAAATGGCCACCCGGGCCGCCCTGGACGCCATTCAAATTCACGGTGGCTACGGCTATATGAAGGAGTTTCCGGTTGAACGCCACCTGCGGGATGCCAAGTTGCTGGAGATTGGGGAAGGTACCTCGGAGATTCAGCGTTTGGTTATTGCCCGGGCCCTGGGGTGTTGA